A segment of the Mangrovimonas sp. YM274 genome:
GAATCTGGTTCCGGTCAAGCACGATTGGCAGTTGAGGCTAATAACCATTTTGGTATCAAATGCCACGGATGGAAAGGGCCAAAAATTTACCACGACGATGATGCTTCACAGGAATGTTTTAGAAAGTATTCGCATGCGGAATCTTCTTTTGAAGACCATTCGGCGTTTTTGACGTCTAGAAGTCGCTATGCCAAATTGTTCGACTATAAACAGGACGATTATAAATCTTGGGCAAGAGGGTTGAGAGCAGCAGGCTATGCTACTGATAGAAAATATCCAGAGAAACTGATCAGTTTGATTGAACGTTACCAATTGTACAAATATGATGAGCAAGTTCTTGGGAAAAGAGGGAGTTACGCACCTCCAACCAAAGAGGTTGTAGCAAGCAATGACAATGTTACCACTCATGAAGTGGTAAAAGGAGATACCTTATATTCAATTTCCAAGCGTTATAATACAACGGTGGAATCCATCAGGGAATTGAATGGTATGAGAAGTAACGATTTAAGTATTGGTCAAATGTTAATTATAAAAAATAACTAAAGATGTTATATCAACGAAGCAGTACACTGTTTAAATTGGCGGAGGAAGTAATTCCTGGTGGGGTGAATTCCCCAGTACGGGCTTTTAAAGCGGTAGGAGGAACGCCAATTTTTGCCAAATCCGCCAAAGGTGCTTATGTATATGATGAAGATGACAATCGTTATATCGATTATATCAACTCATGGGGGCCTATGATCTTAGGGCATGCACACCCACCGGTAGTTGAGGCGGTCATTGACAAAGCTAAAAAAGGGACTTCTTTTGGGATGCCCACGGAGATAGAAACTACAATTGCTGAATTGGCAGTTTCTATGGTGCCTAATATTGATAAAATTCGTTTTGTAAATTCTGGAACCGAAGCTTGCATGAGTGCGGTGCGTTTGGCAAGAGGGTTTACAGGAAAGGATAAGATTATAAAATTTGCAGGTTGCTACCACGGCCATAGTGATTCATTCTTGATCCAAGCAGGAAGTGGTGCAGTCACTTTTGGCAGTCCTAACAGTCCAGGAGTAACGCAAGGCACGGCAAAGGACACGTTGCTGGCAAAATATAATGATATTGAGAATGTAAAAGCGCTTATTGAGGCCAATGCAGGAGAAATAGCCTGTATTATTTTGGAGCCTGTCGCCGGAAATATGGGCTGTGTGCCACCAAGGGATAATTTCCTTCAGAAGTTGAGAGCACTTTGTGATGAACATGGAATTCTGTTGATTTTTGATGAGGTCATGACTGGTTTTAGATTGGCCAAAGGAGGCGCTCAGGAATTATTCAATGTAGATGCCGATATCGTGTGTTTTGGTAAAGTAATTGGAGGTGGTTTGCCGGTAGGTGCCTTTGCAGCCAGAAACGAAATTATGAATTACTTGGCGCCGTTGGGAGCCGTTTATCAGGCTGGAACCTTGAGCGGAAACCCGCTGGCAATGGCTGCTGGTTTAGCTATGCTATCGGAATTGAATGGAACCCCAGAAATATTCACAAGATTAGAAGAAAAGACGGCCTATTTACATAAAGGGATAGCCGAAGTGTTGGAACAACATGAAATCGTGCATACCATCAATAGAGTGGGGTCTATGATTTCGGTGCATTTTGCGGAAGATGCTGTAGTGGATTTTGAATCCTCTGCTAAGGGCAATAACGATACGTTTAAGGCCTTTTTCCATGGAATGCTTAATGAAGGGGTGTATATAGCGCCTAGTGCCTTTGAAACATGGTTTATAAGTGATGCACTTTCTTATGAAGATTTGGATGCCACTATAAAAGCGGTGGATAAAGTAGCCGCAACATTAAAATAAAGCACAAAAAAAGCGATTCAATTTGAATCGCTTTTTTTTATAAATATTCTTGCGTGAAAATTAATTAGCCGAGAGATTTTTATATTGGAAATATTGATCTTCGGTTAATAAGTTCTTCATAGATTGATCCAATTCTTTGTCAATTTTAACTTTAGCTTCCCAGTTGGCTTTCAGGTCGGAACTGATAGCTTGGTACTTAGTCTCATAATCTTTATAAGCTTGGTATACTTCTTCAAGTGTGTCTGTATCAAACTTAATAACCTTTCTAAGGGATTCTGCTTTTTCAGAGGCTATTTTATTAATTTCAATAGTGTTTTGGGCAGCAAGATTTCCTGCTCCAAATAATAGGGTGCCCATAAAAAGGCAAAGCGTAATTATTTTTTTCATAGGTGTGTTATGTTAGTTCAAAATTGAAAATCTAAAGTAATAAAATTTCAAACTTAAAAACAAACAAAAAGCATTGACTTTAAAATCAATGCTTTTTCACTAACTAAAACTAATTAACCAACCAAAAATTATCTATTCCTAGGGGATTTTCCTCTTTGAGCGAGCATTTGTTTTTGATTTTGCCCTCTAATGGTTTCCCATTTTTCATACTGTTCATCGGTCAAAATGCGCTTAACTTTTTTCTTATATTCAATTTGACGGTCCAATCTTTCGTTCATTCTAGCGGCCATGACATCACTGGATGGGCATTGGCCTTGTTGTCTCATGCTTTGTCTGGCAGTCATTTTAGCCTTTCTATATTTGGCTTCTTCCAGATTTATAGCTTGTAGTTCTTTTTGCTGAGCTTCTGTTAAGTCCAAATTAAGGGTCATTCTTTTGGTACGTAATTCTGAAGCCTGCTCGGGTGTTAAATCTTGTAACATGCCCATGCGGTCTCCTCGATTTCCGTTTTGGAAGTTTCTAGGGCCTTGTTGTGCGCTGACCTGAAATGCAATGATTGCAAAGGCCATTAAGAATATTGTTTTCATGGTATTACGTTTTTACGTTACTCTGCTTTTTAGACTTAAGGGTTGGTGGATGGTTTAATGGAGTTGTCAATTTTAACTACTTGTTAACATGTTGGGCCTGCGCTATTAAGTTGAGTGTTGTAGGGTAGAGCGGGGTGGTTTCCATTTTATAATAAACTGTTTCAGACTACACTTTAGAAACGAGAAGCTGTTTTGGACAATAATCAGCCAATTGCCAATTATGTTGAAAACTAATCAGTAATTAGCTAACTTTGGCAGTAAATAAATTCTCTAAACTATATGAAAAACATTGTTACAATGTTAGCACTTATGGTGTTGGCATCCTCATGTAAAAATGAAAAAACAAAAGAAGAAGTAGTCCAAGAAGAACCTCAGGAAGTTACTCAGGTTGATATGACTAAAAAGTTGGGTAAATATGTTTCAGTGAAACTTACTTCGGATATTTCCAAGCTTACCGAAAGCGAGCAAAAAATGATCCCTATTTTAATTCAGGCAGCTGAACGAATGAACGACCTGTTTTGGTACGAAGCCTATGGTGACAAAGACGCTCTACTTAATTCCATTTCAGATGCCGACACTAAAACCTTTACTATTATCAATTATGGGCCTTGGGACCGTTTGGACGGTAATAAGCCTTTTGTAGAAGGTGTTGGGGAGAAACCTTTAGGAGCAAACTTTTATCCGAAGGATATGACGCCAGAGGAATTCAAGGCAGCTCAAATTGACGATAAAAATAGCATTTACAACTTTGTACGTCGTGATGAGAATGGGAAGTTGTATTCCATTCCTTACCACCAACAGTTTGAAGCCGAGTTGAAGGACGTGGCGGCTTTATTGATGGAAGCATCAACATTGGCCGAGGATGAAGGTTTGAAGAAATATTTGGAGTTGAGAGCCGATGCCT
Coding sequences within it:
- a CDS encoding glucosaminidase domain-containing protein, encoding MKRIVLVALTGMFLVGCGSKRTVVTKKKDVPPRTVSVQVDVKPEEPKSTQETSTKTPPKTYASATEAYIANFNAIAMEEMRKYKIPASITLAQGILESGSGQARLAVEANNHFGIKCHGWKGPKIYHDDDASQECFRKYSHAESSFEDHSAFLTSRSRYAKLFDYKQDDYKSWARGLRAAGYATDRKYPEKLISLIERYQLYKYDEQVLGKRGSYAPPTKEVVASNDNVTTHEVVKGDTLYSISKRYNTTVESIRELNGMRSNDLSIGQMLIIKNN
- the hemL gene encoding glutamate-1-semialdehyde 2,1-aminomutase translates to MLYQRSSTLFKLAEEVIPGGVNSPVRAFKAVGGTPIFAKSAKGAYVYDEDDNRYIDYINSWGPMILGHAHPPVVEAVIDKAKKGTSFGMPTEIETTIAELAVSMVPNIDKIRFVNSGTEACMSAVRLARGFTGKDKIIKFAGCYHGHSDSFLIQAGSGAVTFGSPNSPGVTQGTAKDTLLAKYNDIENVKALIEANAGEIACIILEPVAGNMGCVPPRDNFLQKLRALCDEHGILLIFDEVMTGFRLAKGGAQELFNVDADIVCFGKVIGGGLPVGAFAARNEIMNYLAPLGAVYQAGTLSGNPLAMAAGLAMLSELNGTPEIFTRLEEKTAYLHKGIAEVLEQHEIVHTINRVGSMISVHFAEDAVVDFESSAKGNNDTFKAFFHGMLNEGVYIAPSAFETWFISDALSYEDLDATIKAVDKVAATLK
- a CDS encoding Spy/CpxP family protein refolding chaperone — its product is MKTIFLMAFAIIAFQVSAQQGPRNFQNGNRGDRMGMLQDLTPEQASELRTKRMTLNLDLTEAQQKELQAINLEEAKYRKAKMTARQSMRQQGQCPSSDVMAARMNERLDRQIEYKKKVKRILTDEQYEKWETIRGQNQKQMLAQRGKSPRNR